The Paenibacillus amylolyticus genome contains the following window.
TTGTTTTGCATAGGATATGATTTCGTCTGCCAAGATTAAATACTCCTTTGGCGTCTCTTTCATCAGAGCTGTCATATCCGAGGACATGCCTTCATTCTCAACGACATATACCTTTTCGATCTCATTTTCGTTAATGATATCTCCAGGTTTGCTTCTGAATCCGATTCCCTTGCCCATCGCAATAACCTCTTTCTTGTCATTACGTTTGGCCAAAACAATACTTGTATTGAGAACCTTAACTACTCTCATATCCATGCTCCTCTATGTTCAGGGTGAATTTCACCCTACTAATATTACAAAATGGTTATAAGTGGTGTCTCAGGCCCTATTTTTCCGACTTGCTCATGTCCAAGGATTTCAAGATAATCACCACTGTTTGTTACAATAACCGGTGTTGTTGTATCGTAGCCTGCTTTTTCAATAGCTTCCATATCAAATTCAATCATCAATTGGCCATGTTTCACCGTGTCGCCCTCTTGAACAACCACATTAAAATGCTGTCCCTTTAATTTTACAGTATCAATTCCGATGTGAATCAGAAGTTCAATGCCTTCTACCGATCTCAAACCGATCGAGTGTTTGGTGCGAAACACAGTTTGAACTGTTCCATCAAATGGAGCTACGACTTGACCTTTGGAAGGTTTAATCGCCATGCCTTTCCCCATCGCTTCTTGGGAGAATGCTTCATCGTTCACAGCTTTTAACGGAATCGCCTCGCCTTCAATCGGGGAGAAAACAACCAGGCGTGATTGCAATTTCTCTTTCTTCGGAGCTGCTGGAGTTGTTGCTACTTGAGCGGATTCTCCTGATGAAGCTTGTGCATTAGCTTCTGCTCCTGGATCATTGAAACCGATGAAATAAACGGCAATTGGCGTAACAATGATAGAAATAGCCGCTGTAATCAAGGCATAGGTGAAGTTATTTTCAGCCCCGATAAACATGGGTAAAGAAGCAAGACCCGGTCCGACTG
Protein-coding sequences here:
- a CDS encoding glucose PTS transporter subunit IIA, with the translated sequence MIGAGSAGLFAGIVNLKAYAAVGPGLASLPMFIGAENNFTYALITAAISIIVTPIAVYFIGFNDPGAEANAQASSGESAQVATTPAAPKKEKLQSRLVVFSPIEGEAIPLKAVNDEAFSQEAMGKGMAIKPSKGQVVAPFDGTVQTVFRTKHSIGLRSVEGIELLIHIGIDTVKLKGQHFNVVVQEGDTVKHGQLMIEFDMEAIEKAGYDTTTPVIVTNSGDYLEILGHEQVGKIGPETPLITIL